ATAGCACCTGTTGTAGCTTTGTTCAGCTTACGGAACTCAATTCCAGCAGCAGTTAGCTCTTGAGACATCTCGTAAGGCTCAACACCATCATAGCCACATGCAATAGAGCCATCATGCTTTAAAACCCAAACATAGTTTGTCGCCTCATACACCTTCTCACCTTCTTCTAAAATTGCTTGTGAGCTATTAAGAAAGACCGTCAAAGTGTACTGCTTAGCCACCACATTAGGTTGAGGATTGGTAACATAAATTACAAATTGCTCATAAATGGCATTTTGATCTACAAGAATCAAACGAGCATCAAAGCTAAGCGGAGCCATCATGGTGCAAAGTCCATCTGCTGTGCACACATTGAGATCGACCAACAGTTCAATTCCACCTTGTGAGCGAATCACAGAAATAGGACCTCGATAGCCACCTTCACCTGTAGGTCTTAATCCTGTGTGAACCTCATGCACACTTAAGTGCGCTGGCAAAATTGTTAATGCCTGAGCGTGGAATGCACCGAAAAACACAATCATCATAGCTAGTACTTGTTTCATAAACCCTCCTAATTTGGTTTTTTTGTTACAAGAAAAGATTTACGACCAAAGACTAGTCCGAGCAATTATTTAATAAACAATTTAATTAAAATATTTTATTTTTTATAAACTTTATTTGCCATGATTCAACGGCCCTAAAGGCCATCCCCACACAGCTTTCGGCATTCAATGCGACAGTCCTCATCGGCCCAAGCCAACCCAACCGCAAACTGTCACCCTCACATAGGCTTTAGCTTGATAATGTAATAGCCAATTAAACTGGTTATATTCTTTAGAAAGGGTTAGCAACAAGAGGTGCGGGAATATCCAGAGCCAGAGAAATAGCCCTATAAGCTTCATATTCTCTTAGTGTAATTTTACCATCGCTAAATAAAGCGCTCCTTACGGCTAGGAGCACTTCCCTACGAGTTTGAAGCGATTTAGTTCGCAATTGTCTAAGAAGTAAGGTCGTATCTCCTAACTCAATGGATTTGGGTGGAGTCACTGACTCTTGTTTCACGCCCATATATTTTTCCAGAGCTTGTTGATAAATTTGCAGTTCATGCTGCTCAGAAGTCTTATTGAGCTTCACGCACAGAAAGAGCAGAGACCGCAGATGCTCAAGTTGTATTCTTGAAACTTCTTTTTCTAATAAGTTATTCGCCATAAAACAGCAATAAATCAGATGTTCAAAAGGTTCGATGACTTCATCGGCCATCATCAGCTCTTGAAGGGAAGCTAAAAATACACCTTTGGCCTCTTTATCTAAACTTTGCGCACGTGCAAGTGCAATGAAAACCACAGAGTTGACTAACTCCACACACTCTTCATCGGGTAAAATGGAATCATTAAGTTTCTTTTCAGAAAAATCTTGTCCATAATGTTTTCTCAGTACCGCAATCTGTTTGGTTTTGATGACCTCATCATGGGAGATAAAAAGCCCCCACACAGGATATTTAAAATCTTCTAACGTATGTAACGCGTGTTCTACCTCTGGCTGTTTACGCAAGCTTCCCAAGAGTCTCTCTGCCTCTCGATACGAAAGGTAAGGATCAAACAACAAAGAACTGTCGGCAACCACTCGTTGAGCAGTCACCTGTGGGCCAAGATGATCAAAGGGAATATGAATCGTATTTTTTTTCTTTTCTACTTTTGGAGTTTCTTTCTTGGTAAATAACTTTTCTGTTTCAGGATGCACACCCAAATACTCTTTATCCAAAACTGCAATACGATCTTCTATGGGAGGATGAGTGGCAAAAACTCCAAACAGTCCCTGATGAGCCGAAGACACAAAACACATGTGGGAAATATTAGCGGCTTGAAAGTGATTCATCTTAACAAAAATTTGGTCTCTGATCTTTGCTAAAGCACTAGCAAGAGCCGACGGGTTTCTGGTGAATTGCACAGCCAGACTGTCAGCTAAAAATTCTCGCTTACGAGAAAACATACTTTGCAAAGCACGACCACAGTAGGCTCCGAGTGCTCCTATACATACCAAAAGCACTGCAATCAGAAGAATCTGACCTGCACCACCGCCACCACGTCTATTACTGCTACTGCTGCTACTACTTCGGCTTGATGATCTTAAAATTCTTATCCCTGTCGTCATAATGATGGTCATCGAAAAGATGCAACTCAACAGCAATGTATTTACACTTACATCAGCACTGGTAATGTGACCGACTTCATGGGCAATCACGGCTTGCATTTCATCTCGATTCAAATGATCCAAGGCCCCTTGTGTGACCACGATATGTGCGGTCCTTAAATCATACCCCGCTGTAAACGCATTGATTGAATGTTCATTAGTAAGCAAATAGGTTTTCACCACAGGAATGCCCGCAGAGATGCACATCTCTTCGACTATATTTAATAGACGTCTTTCGGCCTCAGAAACATTACTATGGTAAAAGACTTCTCGATACACCATAGACTGCACCACAGCCCGAGGGTAAGAGTAGTATTGGAAGATCTTAAATAAAAACCCACCCATAAAAAGCAACAAAAACAGTCCAATGATCGCCCATTGCATGTGTGCCGTATGCGGGTGAATAAAAAAAATCTTTTGTAAAAACTCTGAAGCGGTTCGAGTCACAGGCTGTTCACGCAAGTCCAGAATAGACTTCGCCTCTGGCAAAGAAGACGGTGGAACAACATCCGTTTGGTATTTATAAGCCGTTGTAGAATAAGTAGGATAGGAGTTTTCTGTCATGCCGCCCACAATCCAGTACACAGCAATATTGAACACATACAGTAAGAACAGCATAAGCAAGAAAAAGACCACAAGCACTCGTTGTGATTTCTTTCTTGCCCGTCTTTGATGTTCAAAAAAATCAGTCATGGATTGTTTTGGGTTTTGGGTTTTAACTTTTAATCAAAGCTGACTTTTACAGGTTCTTTTGCCTTAGGGTCTTCGACTTTTAAAAATTCAAATTCTTTAAACGAAAACATTCCTGCGAAAATATTATTAGGAAATACCTGGATAGATGTATTGTAGCTCATGACCGAATCATTGTAGGCTTGTCTTGAGAAAGAGACTTTGTTTTCTGTAGAGGTCAGTTCTTCCATTAACCCCTTCATGGTCTCATTGGCTTTAAGCTCTGGATAGTTTTCCACGATCAACAGCATACGACTCATCTGGGACATCAGTTGATTTTCTGCTTGTTGCAACTCTTTCACCGCTTCTGTATTTGCTGGATCAGAGTTCACTTTCTTTTGCGCCCCCACAGCCATATTTCTGGCTTGCACCACGGCCTCAAAAGTTTCTCTTTCGTGGGACATGAACTTTTTAGCGGTTTCCACTAAATTTGGAATCAATTCAAAACGACGCGTGAGCTGCACATCAATTTGCGACAGGGCATTTTTCACGGCATTCTTTAAACGCACCAACTTATTATAAATTGTCGCCGCCATGATGGCGACAGCAGCCACTACCAAACCAAAAACCAACATAGTCACTCCTCGTTGCTAAAAATTTAATCCCAGTCTAACTGATCCTGATGGGGTTCGCATTAGATTATGTGGGGGCTCGACTTTTTGACGGGACTCGCTCTTTCTAGGCTAAGATTCTAATTACTCTCTCGAAACGACCCAGACGATTGCGGGTGCGAAGCGTCTTCGGCTTTCGTCATAAGTTTTGAACTGAAATTAAAATTGAGAAACCCTTTGGGCTCCCTCAATTTTAATTTCAGTTCAAAACTTATGACGCAAGTCGGATACGCATCGCTCGCCTCGGAGGGTCGCTTCGAGAGAGTAATTAGAATTTTAGCCTAGAAAGAACGAGGCCCTAGAGTTGGAGCGAGAAAATAAAGTGTGTATTAAAGGGCGGAGAGGGTGATTTTTACTTTGTTGCCTTTTTTGAATTCTTTGCCGTTTATAAAATCAACGTCGCGTACGACGCCTTGGCCGCGGATGTCGAAGTCGACTTCGCTTTGGCGTAAGATGTTGAGAGCTTCGCGCAGGGTTAGGCCTTTTAGACTATGGGGGGATGGCTCTTGTGGAGTCTTGCTGGCCAATTCTTGTTCGCAGCTTAAGTCTTTACATTCAAATAAGTTCTCTTCTTGAATGACTTCTGGAGATACACCTTCTTTGGATAAAGCAAATCGAGCCACTTTAGAAAATACGGGAGCCGCCACCTTAGAACCGTAGTGATCCTTGGTGGGTTCGTCCACTCCGATGTAGATGACAAACTTGGGTTTACCCGCAGGGACCATGCCCACAAAACTGCTAAAATATTTATCTTTATGATAACCACCATTTACCAAATCCACTTTGTGTGCGGTTCCTGTTTTGCCTGCCACTAAATATCCATTCACAGAGGCGGCTTTACCTGAACCGTGGTCTTGCACTACAGATGTGAGCATCATTCTGACTTTCTTAGCTGTGCTTTCAGTCATCACTCGTTTTTCTTGGCGTTTGATCTTTACGTCCAATCCCGTAGGATCAATCATGCGATCCACAAGATGAGGCTGTTTCCAAATTCCATTATTTGCAACTGCCGCGTAAGCTGCTGCCACTTGTATAGGGCTTGCGGTAAAGCCATGACCAAAAGATGCTGAAATGTTCATGTGCTCAGGCCAAGTCTTGCTATAGAAGAGCCCCGTGCTTTCTCCAGGAAAATCAATTTCGGTCTTTTGACCAAAGCCCACTTTTTTATAAAAATCTCTCAGCGTATTTTTAGAAAGCCCTTGTGCTAACTGTGTGAAGACCACATTGGAAGACACAGCTAGCCCTTGAGTCAATGTCATGGTTTCACAATCTTTTTTGGAACTGTCTTTGATTGTACGTTTGCCCACTTTGATTTTTCCATCAAGGCAAGCAAATGCAGAGTTAGGAGAATAGGCTTGATTCTCTAAAGCCGCAGCCACCGCAAAAGGTTTGATCACACTTCCCTGCTCCATAGATTCTTGGAATAGACTGTTGATTCTCACTTGAGGTTTTACGTTACGCGCATTGTTCAGATCATAAGAGGGCCATACGCCTGCCGCCCTGATTCCTCCTGTTTCTACATCTAAAATCAAGCCGATGGCTTTTTTTGCACCCTGTTCTTCATAAACTTTTTTAAGTTCCATCTCTAAATAATGTTGAAATTCGCTGTCTGCCGTTAAGATTAAATCCTTACCTTCTGGGGGTTGAGTGTATCTTTCTGGTTCCATAAATAAAGGACGACCTTTAGCATCTTTTGACACTTGCAAGACCACATCCTTACCTTCTAAGTATTCATTATAGGCGTATTCAAGCCCTTCAAGACCTTTTCCTTCAGCACCCACAAATCCTATGGTTTGTGACAGACCGTTTTGCTCAGGATATCTACGGTGACTTTCTCCGACAAAGTACAATCCTTTAATGCCATAAGATTCAATTTCTTTTTTTAGCTCCATAGGGAGTCGTCTTTTTAACCACACAAATCGGGTCTTTTTGCGCATACGTTTTTCTAAAACCGTAGCGTTCACACCCAAATGCTTTGCAATTTTACGAGCTGCATATCTAGGACTGTTTACAAACTGGGGGTCAGCAAACAACGAGTAGGTCGGAGTGATCATTGCCAGTTCTTTTTCTTTGCGGTCGTAAATACTACCTCTACGAGCCTGCACAGTGACGGTTTTAAAGAATTGAGTTTCTTTGTAAGCATCGAGTCTTTTGTTGGGCATCAACTGCACTCGTCCACCTTGTCCAAGAATCAGACAAAACAGAGTGAGTTTAAGAAGACAAAAAAGACTCAAAAAATACTTCATAAGGCTTTAACCTGTAACTCCTATTTACTGCTGATCAAAAATGACTTTGAACCCAAGCTCACAATTTGATTCATGTGTGGAGCTTTGACAGACAAAGTCTTTTCCGCTAGCTGAGTGATATGACGGTCTGAAACTTTAGAAGAGTAATCCGTATATAAACTGCGGTATTCATCCTCTAAAATTTTAAACTCTGAAGATAATTTATAAATTTCGTAAGACTTTCTTTTCATTTCCATTCTGGCGAACAGAATCACCATCAATGTGGCCAGAAAAATAAACAGAGAGATGAAAAAATTAAAATTTAATTTTTTATTTGTTTTTTTCATAACACTTCTCCTTTTTGGAAAACACGCAGTTGCGCGCTTCTTGATCTTTTATTTTGTAACTCTTCGTCTCTGGTGGGTTTGATTACTTTTTTGTTCACAGGTTTACCTAACTCAGAGGTTTTAAAAATGGTCTTTACAATTCTATCTTCTAAAGAGTGGAAGCTGATCACCAGCATTCTGCCCTTGGGGTTGAGCATCGCCATCAGTTGCGGCAGAACATCTCTTAAGCCCCCCAGCTCATTATTTAAGTACAAACGCAGAGCCATAAAATATTGGGTTGCAGGATGTACCCCTTTTTTTCTCCAACCGTCTGTCTTTTCAATCAAAGAGGAAAGTTGTAGCGTGCTAGTAAATTTTTGCTGTTTTCTAAATTCTAAAATTTCTCTGGTGACACGATAAGGACTTCTGACTTCACCATACACTTTAAAGATCTGGTTTAAGTCCTCTTCATCAAACTCATTCACCACATGGGCTGCCGTTTGAGTCTGGCGTTGGTCCATTCGCATATCCAAAGGACCATCATGGTAAAAGCTAAATCCACGCTCTGGGGTATCTAGCTGCGGAGAACTTACGCCTAAGTCCATCATGATATAGTCATAACTTAAAGGAAGAGAGTGCTCACGAGCATACTCGGGCCAGTGATGAAAGTTGCAATGATGAAACTCGATTCTTTGTTTTTCTGACTCTGTCGCAAAACTTAGCTTACCTTCTTGTATGGCCTGAGCGTCTTGGTCTACTGCTAAGATTTTTAAACCTTCGGCGATTTGCAAAAACGCACGCGCATGACCACCACGTCCAAAAGTCAAATCCAAACCTAACTGTGGTGGGACATCCATGCCTTGGATCGCGGCTTTGCACTCTTCTAAAAGGACAGGAATATGCACGAACTCACTCATGATCCTTCTCCTGACTCAGACGGCTGACAGCTTGTAAAATTTCGTCGTAATTTTGTGAAATGTCGCCGTACACTTTATTCCACGCAGCCTCGTCCCAAATCTCAAACTTTGATCCCATTCCAATCACCACAACATTGGCACTTAGGGCCGCAAACTCACGAAGCACTGTAGGTGTGAGCATTCTTCCTTGGGCATCTAGCACCACCTTGTGGGCACTGGCTAAATAAAATCTTTGAAAGGCTTGAACGTGAGTATCAAAGGCTGGCAGCTTGGACATTCTTTGAGTGAGAAGTTCCCACTCTGACTCGGTGTACACATCTAAGCACTTCTCGCCCTTATATATGGAGTTGGTGATCACAAGATGGATTTGTCCTTCCCTTTGATCTTTCTCAGATACTCCAGAGGCAAAAGTCGATGGCAGGCGAAAGCGCCCTTTGGGATCCATCTTAAGATTTAGTCGGCCTGAAAAGCTCAAAACCTTCTCCTTTGCATCTGGTGAATTTAAGCTCCACTTTTTTGCCTTTTATTTAGGCTTGTGACCACTTATTTCCACTATTTTCCACTTCGGAGGTTTTTTGACGCTGGTTAAGCCCTAAACGCTGGTTTGGGCCTAAAACGCTTAAAATTCAGAAAAACTAGACTTAAGTATTCCATTCTAGGTACCTGCTTGCTACTCTTGATCTCATGTCACTAAGTTGGGAATTACAAAATATTGAGGGCGGACTTGTGGAAGTGGTCACAGGATGTATGTTCAGCGGGAAAACCGAAGAACTGATCCGACAACTTAAACGCGCTCATCTGGCCAAAAAATCATACCAACTTTTTAAACCCACGATTGATAATCGTTATGACTCTGCCGAACTGGTAGTTTCACACAGTCAGCAAAAACTCCCCTCTACAGCTGTGGATGAAGCTCAAGATATTTTATCTTTGGTTAAACCAGAAACCCATGTCGTGGGTATTGATGAAGCACAATTTTTTTCTCCCGACCTCGTGAATGTAGTTGAGACTCTAGCTTTGGCAGGTAAACGCGTGATCCTTGCGGGGCTAGATACAGACTGGCAGGGCTTACCCTTTCCACCAATGCCCCAACTCTTAGCGATTGCGGATGTGATTCACAAAAAATATGCGGTCTGTACACATTGCGGTAATTTAGCCACCCGCACTCAAAGACTGGTCTCATCAAATAAGAATATTTTAGTCGGAGCAGGCGAAGTGTATCAGGCTCGCTGCCGTACCCACTTTAATCCTCCCGCGCGGCCTCAACCCCTAAAGGACGCCCCTCTCACTAATCCCTCACCTACTTTAGACGTTTAGGCGCCGAGAAAAGCCTAGCCACTCTGGCTTTCATTCGCTATATTACAAAACGAAACTTGAAGCCCTAGGAGTCAGAAATGGATTTAGATCGCGTCGAAGTTACACCCTATATCACAGAAGCCGACTTACAAAAAAAGATCACTGAGATCGCGACTCAAATCAATAAAAAATTAAAAAACTGGAAAGAGCCCGCTCTGGCCATCTGTGTTCTTAAGGGCTCCTTTATGTTTTTTTCTGACCTTGTTAGACAGATCGATTCAGACATCAAGTGTGACTTCTTAAGCTGTTCAAGCTATGGAAGTGCAAACAAATCTTCTGGTGAAGTGAAGCTGACCTTAGACCTTGCCTCCCCTATTGCTGGACAAAATGTCATCATCATTGAAGACATTGTCGACACAGGTTTAACTATGAGCTTCTTAGTCGAAAGCATCAGGGCTCGTAAACCCGAATCCATCACCACTGTGACTCTTTTGGATAAAAAAGCAGCTCGCCAAAATGACTTTCAACCTGACATTGCTGGATTTGAAATCCCTGATGAGTTTGTCGTAGGTTTTGGCTTAGACTACGCCGAGCAGTTCAGACAGCTTCCTTACATTGGAAGACTCATCAATAAGTCTTTAAACTAAGAATACTAATATTGGGTTACAAACATCTCTGTTAAAAGATCAAACATGTCTGTAGCGCGACCGCGTTGTTTGTTGGGGCCATTATAAATCAAACTAAAAGCGTATTCATGGCCGTTGTTGGATTCTATATACCCCGCAAGTCCCACGACACCGTTAAGCAGGCCTGTTTTAGCTCGCACTTTTCCTGGAATCTTCACAAACCTTTTCTTTAAAGTTCCATCAATTCCCGAACGTGGGAAAGTCGCTAAAAACTCGGCGTTGTATTCAGATTTAGAAGTGGCCTTTGTCAAAATGTCTGTAAAAAAAGCCGAGCTCATTTTATTTTCTGTCGTAAGACCCGAGGGGTTTTTCAAAACAAAACTTTTACCCGTAAAGTCTTTCGCTACCTTTTCCACAATCTTAAGACCACCCAACAATGTGCCTTGCTTTTGGTTTGCAAGTTCATCCATTTTTTTAGTCAGCATTTCAGCAATAAAGTTATTAGAGAACTTCATCATCATCTTGTTGATTTCATCCACACTCACACTTTCAATCTTAGCTAAAGTTTGAGCCGCAGCAGGGGCTTGTCCCTGTTTGATCGTGCCTTCGACTTGCACACCATAGAGATTCAAAAGGCTCATGGTTTGATTTGCTGCTCGACGTGAGGGCTGGGTGTGACTGCGATAAACCCCATACTCTTCGCCTGGTTTGATGGAACCTGTTACAACCACAGAATCGTGTTCGGGGGTAGACACCCTATCCACAAGTAAATTTGTACGCACACCCGTGATGGCATTATTTTTTAAACGGATACTGGCATCAGGAGGGTCAATATACACCCTTGCTTTTTGACCTGGTTCTGTTCCAAAAACACGAATGAACAAAGCATTCCAATTTAAAGATAAACCCGAAACGGGCGCACTGTAAGCACGCTGATCATTGGTAGTTCGAGTAGGACTGAATTTCACCTCGTCAAAAACCGTATTATCAAAAATCAGATTTCCTGTAATTTTTTGTATATTTAGTCTTTTTAACTCATGTACTAAAAGCCATAAACGTTCCGTCACCAAGGTCGGATCACCTGCACCAACCAAGTAAAGGTCGCCATCAAGAACTCCTGTCTTTACTTTAGCAGAAGACTTTAACTCCGTCACAAACTGATAATTCTTAGGATAGATTTCACACACAGCCAGTGCTGTCACAATTTTAGTCAGAGAAGCAGGAATCATCTGTTTATCTGCATTGAATTCAAAAAAAGGCTCCCATGTTTTCAAACCCGTGCGTTTGTGAAAAGAAATAGACACTTGATCTTGCGTTAAACCATGACGTTTCAAGAGACTGTCTAACTTGATACTCACAGCGTTTGCAAACACCAGTTGAGGACAAAGTAGGAGACTTAAACTGAGAGTAAAAAACAAGGTAAAAATCTGACGGCGTTTCATGCAAATAGTCTAACCAAGCCAGACTCAAATGCAAGGAATGGAAGAGTTTTCTTTGTGAAATCCAAGCTATCGTATTTTTATAAGTCCCATTAGGACATAATGCCATATCTAGTCTTTATAGTTCCCTTCACACCACAGACACCCGATCCACTTTTATCTCTATATCCCAAGAAAGAATCATTGGCTTGATATACAGAAGCCTTTATAATCTTGGTATGCAAAACTTGATTCATACACTTCTTTTATTTTTTATCTTAAGCAGTTTAGGCTGTAGTTTTAAAAACAAAAAAGATCCAGAAACTCTCACCGTAGGGCTCAGTGCGATTCCTGCAACCATGGACCCTCGTTTTGCACTTGATGCTGAGGGGATGAAAATTGGAAGCCTGATCTTTCAATCTCTAGTGACGATTGGGCCCGACATGAATGTCGTCGGTGATGCTGTAGAGTCTTGGAAGGTGGAACAGAAAGGTCCAGAATTTATTCTTAGCTTTCCTTTAAAATCACATCTTAAGTTTAGCGATTCTACCCCTATCACTTGCGATGACGTTTTATTTTCTATTCAAGAGTACAAATCTGATAGCTCTCCTTTTAAGTCTGCTTATGACAATATTAAACGCGCACGCTGTGAGCAGCATATCCTTACGCTGTATCTGGACTCTTACTCAGAAAAAATGTTGAACTCGGATTTACCTGTTCTAAAGATTTTACCAAGAAAAGTTTTTCTGACGGAAGCGGCCAGTTCATCCATGATCAGCTTTAACGACTTTTCCTATAAAAACTCCCCATCTTATAAGACAGCCAGTGATCGCTTTAAAGAACTCTTAATCGGCTCTGGTCCATTTGCTGTCTTATCGCAAGGGGAAACTACCATAACTTTAAGTCCCAATGCTCACTTCACTAAACCTCCTCAACTTAAAAAGGTGGAATTCAAAGTCATTAAAGATGACTTCACCCGCTTCTTGCAAATGTACCGCGGAGACTTAGATTTAGCCGTATCTACAATGCCAAAAAATAAAGTGGCTTCTTTAGAACGCATGGACTTTTTAGATGTAATCCGACGTCCTGGTTTAAAAATGGCTTATATTCTTGTGAATTTTAAAAATTCCACCTTAAGTTCACTTAAAAACCGTCAACTTTTATTTCAAAGCCTTAACGTGGAAGAAGTGATCAAATATAAACTAGAAGGGCTTGGTGAACCCGCCACATCTATTCTGACCAAGGCCAACCCGTATTTTAATCACGAACTTTTATCACTCCTCCCTGAGCGTCCTTCTGAGCCTGAAGAGCTGCGAAAACAAATTTTAGAGGGCGATGCAGGCAAAGAGGTTTTGCTTTTAAAAACCTCTAACACTAGAGAAGCTGTTGAAAATGCTAAACTGCTCACCAACCAAATGCGACAGTATGGATTTCGAGTCCGACATGAAAGTTATGAATGGGGCACCTACTTTAAAGACATCAAAGAAGGTAATTATGATCTGGCCACCATGACTTGGGTCGGAGCTTATGATCCAGATATTTATCGCATTGCTCTTTCAGGAAAAGAATTACCACCGCAAGGTCGCAATCGTGGATATTATCAAAACCCAGACTTTGATCGCCTTGTAGAAGCTGGCGCACAAGAGACCAACACAGACAAACGACGAGACATTTACAAAAAAGCCCAAGAGATTGCGATCAAAGACCTAGCCATCTTACCCCTATGGTATGAAGACACCATCACAGTGATCCACAAGAGAGTGAAGAATTACACACCTTCATTAAATGGAGACTACAGTGGCCTAGTAGAGGCCACACTTACACCTTAAGAAAACTCTTTCTTGTGCTTTGATGTTTTCCCTTAGAGTTTCAAGACTCGTTATCTAGTGTATTGCCATATCTAAACCACCAAATTCCTATCTCTCCTGTAGGATTTATGAATTCCTAGCCTTATCATTTGGCGACAAAAAGCCGTTGATTCACACATGACAACGATGATGAGCAAAAAAGACTGGGTGATTGTACTTGCAACTGTCCCAGCTATTTTTCTTTTAGACCAACTCACTAAAGTATGGGCCGTAAATATCTTGGGCAACGGTGGGTATTGGAATACGAATATGTCGTTTTTAGGATTTTTCCTGCATAAAAACTATGGAGCCATGCTAGGAACATTCTCTCACCTTCCACCCATTCTTCGTATCGTGTCTTTGTCTACTGGCGGTGCCTTCTTAATTTTTATTTACGCGATCATCATGAAGCTGCTTCAACACCGTCTGCTTGTACTTCGAATTGGACTTTCGATTCTGTTAGGCGGAATCTTGGGCAATGTGTTTGATCGCATCGTCTCTGGCGGGATCACTGATTTTATTGTTTTGCGCGCCTTTGGTGCTCTAAGCCCCGCCTTTAACCTAGCCGATGCCTTTCAGTGGATCGGCTACTTTTGTGTAGCATGGTCTTTGATCAAACATGGGCATTTGATTTGGCACGATGATGAAAAAAGAAACTCCTTGTGGGTGGATAAAACTTATCAACTGAAATACTGTTTTATGCTTTTAAGTTTTAGTTTTTTATTCTCAGTCATCCTTGGTGTTTTTAGTTTTACATTTTTAAAAGTGGTCTTATCTGAAGCCACACATAAGGGTGTTGAGTTACAAGGGGATTACCTAGGGCCTTTTGTTTTTATTTTTAGTATTATCACTGTGGCATTTATGATCACACTTTTTTTAGTAGGACTCAGACTTTCCCACCGCTCTGTGGGCCCTGTTCACGCATTTAGGATTTACTTAAAAGATCTCCGTAAAGGCCAATTCAGAGAGTTGCAATTAAGATCCTTAGACGAATTTAAATACTTACAAAACGATGCCAAAGCC
This portion of the Pseudobdellovibrionaceae bacterium genome encodes:
- the hpt gene encoding hypoxanthine phosphoribosyltransferase, producing the protein MDLDRVEVTPYITEADLQKKITEIATQINKKLKNWKEPALAICVLKGSFMFFSDLVRQIDSDIKCDFLSCSSYGSANKSSGEVKLTLDLASPIAGQNVIIIEDIVDTGLTMSFLVESIRARKPESITTVTLLDKKAARQNDFQPDIAGFEIPDEFVVGFGLDYAEQFRQLPYIGRLINKSLN
- the dacB gene encoding D-alanyl-D-alanine carboxypeptidase/D-alanyl-D-alanine-endopeptidase, which encodes MSIKLDSLLKRHGLTQDQVSISFHKRTGLKTWEPFFEFNADKQMIPASLTKIVTALAVCEIYPKNYQFVTELKSSAKVKTGVLDGDLYLVGAGDPTLVTERLWLLVHELKRLNIQKITGNLIFDNTVFDEVKFSPTRTTNDQRAYSAPVSGLSLNWNALFIRVFGTEPGQKARVYIDPPDASIRLKNNAITGVRTNLLVDRVSTPEHDSVVVTGSIKPGEEYGVYRSHTQPSRRAANQTMSLLNLYGVQVEGTIKQGQAPAAAQTLAKIESVSVDEINKMMMKFSNNFIAEMLTKKMDELANQKQGTLLGGLKIVEKVAKDFTGKSFVLKNPSGLTTENKMSSAFFTDILTKATSKSEYNAEFLATFPRSGIDGTLKKRFVKIPGKVRAKTGLLNGVVGLAGYIESNNGHEYAFSLIYNGPNKQRGRATDMFDLLTEMFVTQY
- a CDS encoding ABC transporter substrate-binding protein gives rise to the protein MQNLIHTLLLFFILSSLGCSFKNKKDPETLTVGLSAIPATMDPRFALDAEGMKIGSLIFQSLVTIGPDMNVVGDAVESWKVEQKGPEFILSFPLKSHLKFSDSTPITCDDVLFSIQEYKSDSSPFKSAYDNIKRARCEQHILTLYLDSYSEKMLNSDLPVLKILPRKVFLTEAASSSMISFNDFSYKNSPSYKTASDRFKELLIGSGPFAVLSQGETTITLSPNAHFTKPPQLKKVEFKVIKDDFTRFLQMYRGDLDLAVSTMPKNKVASLERMDFLDVIRRPGLKMAYILVNFKNSTLSSLKNRQLLFQSLNVEEVIKYKLEGLGEPATSILTKANPYFNHELLSLLPERPSEPEELRKQILEGDAGKEVLLLKTSNTREAVENAKLLTNQMRQYGFRVRHESYEWGTYFKDIKEGNYDLATMTWVGAYDPDIYRIALSGKELPPQGRNRGYYQNPDFDRLVEAGAQETNTDKRRDIYKKAQEIAIKDLAILPLWYEDTITVIHKRVKNYTPSLNGDYSGLVEATLTP
- a CDS encoding signal peptidase II, whose amino-acid sequence is MTTMMSKKDWVIVLATVPAIFLLDQLTKVWAVNILGNGGYWNTNMSFLGFFLHKNYGAMLGTFSHLPPILRIVSLSTGGAFLIFIYAIIMKLLQHRLLVLRIGLSILLGGILGNVFDRIVSGGITDFIVLRAFGALSPAFNLADAFQWIGYFCVAWSLIKHGHLIWHDDEKRNSLWVDKTYQLKYCFMLLSFSFLFSVILGVFSFTFLKVVLSEATHKGVELQGDYLGPFVFIFSIITVAFMITLFLVGLRLSHRSVGPVHAFRIYLKDLRKGQFRELQLRSLDEFKYLQNDAKALREDYQALHQAKIHLKDIVPEVPEDEDLSLSAILKLLK